The proteins below come from a single Psychrobacter sp. FDAARGOS_221 genomic window:
- a CDS encoding RNA methyltransferase, giving the protein MINTTLPANIGSAARAMLTMGLTDLVVVAPKHPIDDESVSHAAGAQSVLNNCRIVDNLEQATADCQLVFAASSRQRHIPRPVVTPDQAAKLVLARPTHDTKVAILFGREDRGLTNDELALADYHIQIDANPDYPVLNVASAVQVIASFFYSRFLQHSQQPQGLTNTNEINNTDDSNQAIYNQALDNDLNSDLDNDLNSENLLMPVMLRQIWDSPAISHEQKLKLQLRIIELMYQLQLLEDTQTDKLRDLPSRLSRLLSRLQLDQKEYELLNAIIAKIMLKL; this is encoded by the coding sequence ATGATTAATACGACCCTGCCAGCCAATATCGGCTCTGCAGCTCGTGCTATGCTGACCATGGGCTTAACCGATTTAGTCGTCGTTGCACCCAAGCATCCCATTGATGATGAAAGCGTGTCGCATGCAGCAGGCGCACAAAGTGTGTTAAACAACTGCCGCATAGTTGATAATTTAGAACAAGCCACTGCCGATTGTCAGCTGGTATTTGCTGCCAGTAGCCGTCAACGTCACATCCCAAGACCGGTGGTTACGCCAGATCAAGCGGCGAAACTTGTGTTAGCTAGACCCACTCACGACACCAAGGTTGCCATTTTATTTGGCCGTGAAGATCGAGGGCTCACCAATGATGAATTGGCTTTGGCTGATTATCATATTCAGATAGATGCCAACCCTGACTACCCTGTGCTAAACGTGGCCTCTGCGGTGCAAGTCATTGCCAGTTTTTTCTACAGTCGCTTTTTACAACACAGTCAACAACCGCAAGGCTTAACCAATACTAACGAAATTAATAACACAGATGATAGTAATCAAGCCATTTATAACCAGGCATTAGATAATGACTTAAATAGTGACTTAGATAACGACTTGAATAGTGAGAACTTACTGATGCCAGTTATGCTGCGCCAAATTTGGGACAGTCCCGCCATCAGTCACGAGCAAAAGCTTAAATTACAATTACGTATTATTGAACTAATGTATCAGTTGCAGTTGCTTGAAGACACTCAAACAGATAAGCTAAGAGACTTACCCAGTCGTCTGTCACGACTGCTGTCGCGACTACAGCTAGATCAAAAAGAATATGAGCTACTCAATGCGATTATTGCCAAAATCATGTTGAAACTCTAA
- the cysE gene encoding serine O-acetyltransferase gives MRLIKALRNAKASLQEDIAAVFNRDPAARNSVEVLLTYPGIHALILHRGAHYLWNKDCKFSARALSYGSRMITGIEIHPAAQIGRRFFIDHGMGVVIGETAKIGDDVTLYHGVTLGGVSLGQGKRHPTLEDGVIVGAGAKVLGPFTVGKNAKIGSNAVVVKPVPEEATMVGSAARMIGKAPEETESNAAQSSNQANQATKDSDESPCPDNVTRRLDSKRTPLTEKVDFSAYGLNPDSEDPVAEAFTKILNHIQQSEKRISELQQALSKLDPSFKPSDTDSKVLSAEELDIISN, from the coding sequence ATGAGACTCATTAAAGCCCTTCGTAACGCCAAAGCCTCATTACAAGAAGACATCGCTGCGGTATTCAATCGTGATCCTGCAGCGCGCAACAGTGTTGAGGTATTACTGACCTACCCTGGTATTCACGCGCTTATCCTGCATCGCGGCGCCCATTACTTATGGAATAAAGACTGTAAATTTAGTGCCCGTGCGCTCTCTTATGGCTCACGTATGATTACCGGTATTGAGATTCACCCTGCAGCCCAAATTGGTCGTCGTTTCTTTATCGATCACGGTATGGGTGTGGTCATCGGTGAAACTGCCAAAATTGGTGATGACGTTACCTTATATCACGGTGTTACCCTTGGCGGTGTTTCACTTGGTCAAGGCAAGCGTCACCCGACATTAGAAGACGGGGTAATTGTTGGTGCCGGCGCCAAAGTATTGGGTCCTTTTACCGTTGGTAAAAATGCCAAAATTGGCTCAAATGCGGTCGTGGTAAAACCAGTGCCTGAAGAAGCCACAATGGTCGGTAGCGCAGCACGTATGATCGGCAAAGCCCCTGAAGAGACGGAGTCCAATGCGGCGCAATCTTCAAATCAAGCCAATCAGGCAACCAAAGACTCTGATGAATCTCCATGCCCAGACAATGTGACCCGCCGATTAGACAGCAAGCGCACACCACTTACTGAAAAGGTCGACTTTAGTGCTTATGGCTTAAACCCTGATTCTGAAGACCCAGTTGCAGAAGCTTTTACTAAAATCTTAAATCACATTCAGCAATCTGAGAAGCGTATCAGCGAGCTACAGCAAGCGCTTAGCAAGCTAGATCCTAGCTTTAAACCATCAGATACGGACAGCAAGGTGTTATCTGCCGAAGAGTTAGATATTATTAGTAACTAG